One genomic segment of Polyodon spathula isolate WHYD16114869_AA chromosome 17, ASM1765450v1, whole genome shotgun sequence includes these proteins:
- the LOC121330426 gene encoding rhombotin-2, with protein sequence MSSAIERKTLDTTEEPVDEVLQVPPSLLTCGGCQQSIGERFFLKAIEQYWHEDCLSCDLCGCRLGEVGRRLYYKLGRKLCRRDYLRLFGQDGLCASCDKRIRAFEMTMRVRDKVYHLECFKCAACQKHFCVGDRYILINSDIVCEQDIFEWTKINGML encoded by the exons ATGTCATCGGCAATTGAGAGAAAGACCCTAGACACAACAGA GGAGCCCGTGGATGAGGTGCTGCAGGTGCCCccctccctcctgacctgtgggGGCTGCCAGCAAAGTATTGGGGAGCGCTTCTTCTTAAAGGCCATCGAGCAGTACTGGCACGAGGACTGCCTAAGCTGCGACCTGTGTGGCTGCCGGCTGGGTGAGGTGGGGCGGCGGCTCTACTACAAGCTGGGGAGGAAGCTCTGCCGTAGGGACTACCTCAG GTTGTTCGGTCAGGATGGGCTGTGTGCGTCCTGTGACAAACGGATCCGAGCGTTCGAGATGACGATGCGCGTGCGGGACAAGGTGTACCACCTGGAGTGCTTCAAGTGTGCCGCGTGTCAGAAGCACTTCTGTGTTGGGGACCGGTACATCCTCATCAACTCAGACATCGTGTGTGAACAGGACATCTTCGAGTGGACCAAAATCAATGGCATGCTCTAG